One Candidatus Nitrospira nitrificans genomic region harbors:
- a CDS encoding PBP1A family penicillin-binding protein, which translates to MSTHTLSRSASLARRLFLPFLIVCGVAVTLVGGYVVFLSTSLALPKSDEHPPLLIYGAPFFLTPGIHAVDSGLLDHLQRLEYKPATAAPRVAGEYFTTKDSIEIFLHAQEEHRLPARSVRLRLTDGIVTEVLSVADGRPLSLVSLEPVLISGMRSGSRQVREWIPLGRVPPTLIKALLVIEDRRFFSHFGVDPIAIGRAFWINLTRGVLVQGGSTLTQQLAKNLYYSPKRTIGRKLREVMAAMALEFKYRKEEILESYVNEIYLGQAGPVSIYGVREAAHRYFSKDLDDLSIDEIALIIGLIKGPNAYSPVKSVESATTRRNVVLRRLKEEGILPEEAVAQAMNQPVKVMLNQDVLTDAPYFVDHLLREIEQGIGMDIPDGARIHSTLDPRAQRIVARVLHEGLAKLEKSYPALAGVEPPLQGAAVVLDVKTGHVLAMVGGRNYQLSQFNRAVQAHRSAGSLFKPFVYLAGFEAARDQGATGLTPATLLVDEPVTLESGTGSWSPQNYDRQYRGPVTVRTALEQSLNIPAVRTAHRTGMTALTSVLHAFGITTPLADDLSLALGSSSVSLLQITSAYAGLGNGGVVIHPVALSNMVREGGETIWSPPLDRRQAATPQGAFLMTSLLKGVVDRGTGAKARALGVHGPVAGKTGTTDGYRDAWFIGYTPEMAIGVWVGFDDERPLTLTGAQAALPIWSELALRLIPRDSPDFAAPAGVVQRKIDPKSGQLATSQCPEKRVEFFIAGTEPTVYCEVHGGGIWERMKQTFGLSQ; encoded by the coding sequence ATGTCGACTCACACGCTATCTCGATCCGCCTCGTTGGCGAGGCGGCTCTTCCTACCGTTCCTGATCGTCTGTGGAGTGGCGGTCACACTCGTGGGCGGGTATGTCGTGTTTCTTTCAACCAGTTTGGCTCTCCCCAAAAGCGATGAGCATCCGCCGCTGTTGATCTATGGTGCCCCGTTTTTTCTGACGCCGGGGATCCATGCTGTCGATTCAGGATTGCTTGACCACCTGCAACGGTTGGAGTACAAGCCGGCCACCGCGGCGCCGCGGGTCGCCGGTGAGTATTTCACCACCAAGGATTCCATTGAGATTTTTCTCCATGCTCAGGAAGAGCACCGACTTCCCGCGCGATCGGTCCGCTTGAGATTGACCGACGGGATCGTTACCGAGGTGTTGTCCGTGGCCGATGGGCGCCCGCTTTCATTGGTCTCGCTCGAGCCGGTTTTGATCAGCGGGATGCGTTCCGGCTCCCGGCAGGTTCGGGAATGGATTCCGCTGGGTCGTGTCCCTCCCACCCTGATCAAGGCGCTGCTGGTCATCGAGGATCGTCGGTTTTTTTCTCATTTCGGGGTTGATCCCATCGCGATCGGCCGCGCGTTTTGGATCAACCTGACTCGCGGCGTCCTCGTGCAAGGAGGCAGCACGCTTACTCAGCAATTGGCCAAGAACCTCTACTATTCTCCCAAGCGAACCATTGGGCGGAAACTCCGGGAAGTGATGGCCGCGATGGCGCTCGAGTTCAAGTACCGGAAAGAGGAGATTTTAGAGAGCTATGTGAACGAGATCTATCTCGGCCAAGCCGGACCGGTTTCGATCTACGGCGTGCGAGAAGCCGCCCATCGTTATTTCAGCAAGGATCTTGACGACCTGTCGATCGATGAAATCGCGCTGATCATCGGATTGATCAAGGGACCCAATGCCTATTCTCCCGTCAAAAGCGTCGAATCCGCCACGACGCGTCGCAATGTGGTGCTTCGCCGACTGAAGGAAGAGGGGATCTTGCCGGAGGAGGCCGTGGCGCAGGCCATGAATCAGCCTGTAAAGGTCATGCTGAATCAGGATGTCCTCACCGATGCGCCGTACTTCGTCGATCACCTGCTCAGAGAAATCGAGCAGGGGATCGGCATGGACATACCGGATGGGGCGAGAATCCATTCGACCCTTGATCCAAGGGCTCAACGAATCGTTGCGCGGGTGTTGCATGAAGGATTGGCAAAACTTGAAAAAAGCTATCCGGCCCTGGCCGGAGTCGAGCCTCCGCTTCAGGGGGCGGCGGTCGTGCTGGATGTCAAGACCGGTCACGTGCTGGCGATGGTCGGCGGGCGTAACTATCAGCTGAGCCAATTCAATCGCGCGGTGCAGGCGCACCGATCAGCTGGGTCTCTCTTCAAGCCGTTTGTGTATTTAGCCGGATTTGAGGCTGCACGCGATCAAGGTGCGACCGGACTGACTCCGGCGACATTGTTGGTGGATGAACCGGTGACGTTGGAATCCGGCACCGGGTCCTGGTCGCCTCAGAATTACGATCGGCAGTATCGAGGGCCGGTGACGGTCCGAACGGCGCTCGAGCAGTCGTTGAACATTCCCGCCGTTCGGACCGCGCATCGAACCGGCATGACGGCGCTCACGAGTGTGCTACACGCCTTTGGAATTACCACACCGTTGGCGGACGATTTGTCCCTGGCGTTGGGGAGTTCGTCAGTCTCGTTGCTGCAGATCACATCCGCCTATGCCGGGCTCGGCAATGGAGGCGTGGTCATCCATCCGGTCGCGCTGTCCAACATGGTTCGTGAGGGGGGAGAGACCATTTGGAGTCCCCCGCTCGATCGACGCCAGGCGGCAACCCCGCAAGGAGCATTTCTCATGACGTCGTTGTTGAAAGGGGTGGTGGACCGAGGTACCGGAGCCAAAGCGAGAGCGTTGGGAGTGCATGGCCCGGTGGCAGGCAAAACCGGGACCACCGATGGGTATCGGGATGCCTGGTTCATCGGCTATACACCGGAGATGGCGATCGGTGTGTGGGTCGGTTTTGACGATGAACGCCCCCTCACGTTGACCGGCGCCCAGGCCGCCCTTCCGATTTGGAGCGAGCTGGCGCTCCGGCTTATTCCGCGTGATTCTCCGGACTTTGCGGCGCCTGCTGGTGTGGTTCAGCGGAAGATTGATCCCAAAAGCGGACAACTCGCCACGTCGCAATGTCCGGAGAAGCGGGTTGAGTTCTTCATCGCCGGAACGGAGCCGACGGTCTATTGCGAAGTGCATGGAGGCGGGATCTGGGAACGGATGAAGCAGACGTTCGGTTTATCGCAATAG
- a CDS encoding bactofilin family protein — protein MKKTGYVDDGNITLLAKGVELKGEIKVDGTVRIDGRLDGDVHTKGQVIVGEDGVVKGTIHADSLISSGRIKATVTATGKIQLLKTAILIGEVHCPTMLMEEGSKFQGVSDMGVTGWPEEASRPPNNVRDMNAHRGKAIALIGREADL, from the coding sequence ATGAAAAAGACAGGGTATGTGGACGACGGCAATATTACGCTGTTGGCAAAAGGCGTTGAGCTCAAAGGGGAAATCAAGGTCGACGGCACCGTGCGGATCGATGGGCGGCTCGATGGCGATGTTCACACGAAGGGGCAAGTCATCGTCGGGGAAGATGGAGTCGTGAAGGGAACCATCCACGCCGATTCACTGATCAGCAGTGGGCGAATCAAAGCCACGGTCACGGCAACCGGCAAGATCCAGCTTCTCAAAACCGCGATTCTGATCGGCGAAGTCCATTGTCCCACGATGCTGATGGAAGAAGGGTCGAAATTTCAGGGGGTCAGCGATATGGGGGTCACAGGCTGGCCCGAAGAAGCCTCTCGACCGCCTAATAATGTTCGCGACATGAATGCGCATCGTGGGAAAGCGATTGCGCTGATCGGAAGGGAAGCCGACTTGTAA
- a CDS encoding AI-2E family transporter — protein sequence MTRQQIFSIVFFFLLILLLYQIGLMFKPFVFSALWAGLLAHWAFPMHLRLAKWFGGKDAFSAAMLTVGALGIVVVPLVGMGVMLIREAGAAEQEIRAWISAGGLQRLPDQVAGIPLVGGWLKAAVSGTGSPTFSLEQSLVGGVKELGQFLVGGMGGLLKNTFALVTNFFIMLLVLYFLFKDGQQWLAVLYDLIPMEESHKSKILARLDQTIRAVVKGMLVTAIVQGLLAGMAYWALDVPFPMGLTALTTVLAPIPFGGTGLIWGPVTLYLFWIGETGNALIMLVWGVGVVSMVDQFLRPWLIGQDVQIPVLLLVLSVLGGLALYGLLGLFVGPILISLLMTAVQIYREEYHLKPPGLPAGLPEKSPAAH from the coding sequence ATGACTCGACAACAGATCTTTTCCATCGTGTTCTTTTTCCTCCTGATCTTGCTCCTCTACCAAATCGGGCTGATGTTCAAACCGTTTGTGTTCTCGGCTCTATGGGCCGGTCTGTTGGCGCATTGGGCCTTCCCGATGCATCTCCGGCTGGCCAAATGGTTCGGCGGGAAGGACGCGTTCTCCGCCGCGATGCTGACCGTCGGCGCGTTGGGGATCGTCGTTGTGCCGTTGGTTGGAATGGGGGTGATGTTGATACGGGAAGCCGGGGCGGCGGAGCAGGAGATCCGAGCATGGATCTCAGCCGGCGGGCTTCAGCGATTGCCGGATCAAGTGGCCGGCATCCCTTTGGTCGGAGGTTGGTTGAAGGCGGCGGTCTCCGGGACCGGCAGTCCCACCTTTTCATTGGAGCAGTCGCTCGTCGGCGGGGTCAAGGAGTTGGGTCAGTTCTTGGTCGGAGGAATGGGGGGCTTGCTGAAAAACACCTTCGCCCTGGTGACGAATTTCTTCATTATGCTGCTCGTGTTGTATTTTCTCTTCAAAGACGGTCAGCAGTGGCTCGCCGTGTTATACGATTTGATCCCGATGGAAGAGTCGCACAAGTCCAAAATCCTGGCGCGGTTGGATCAAACGATTCGGGCGGTGGTGAAAGGGATGCTCGTCACGGCGATCGTTCAGGGGCTTCTGGCGGGGATGGCCTACTGGGCGCTCGATGTGCCGTTTCCGATGGGACTGACCGCGCTGACGACTGTGTTGGCGCCGATCCCGTTCGGCGGAACGGGACTGATATGGGGCCCCGTGACGCTCTACCTATTCTGGATAGGTGAGACCGGGAATGCCCTGATCATGCTGGTGTGGGGAGTCGGCGTGGTGTCGATGGTCGACCAGTTCCTTCGCCCCTGGTTGATCGGCCAAGATGTGCAGATTCCCGTGTTGCTCCTCGTGCTGAGCGTGTTGGGCGGGTTGGCGCTCTATGGGTTGCTTGGGCTTTTCGTCGGCCCGATCCTTATCAGCCTCCTGATGACGGCGGTACAGATCTATCGAGAGGAGTATCACCTCAAGCCGCCGGGCCTCCCCGCAGGTCTGCCCGAAAAGTCTCCGGCTGCTCACTGA
- a CDS encoding Tll0287-like domain-containing protein, whose translation MDIVRATFRAATIAFLVGGSWGAASLHAAKETPPIGSISPEKVTDYVHAVLEADRTIYTTHIVNRMQEKGIVAATEHWEQDSTLPLPAQFLQHSGRLVAESGRGIRYRLIGFSPIYQRNAPATEFERKALEVLRRQPDRPITGVVSSGKKQYFQAIYPDRAVSSACVTCHNSHPLSPKQDFKLNDVMGGIAITIPLE comes from the coding sequence ATGGACATCGTCCGAGCCACGTTCCGAGCCGCAACCATCGCATTCCTCGTAGGGGGATCCTGGGGCGCGGCTTCTCTTCACGCAGCCAAGGAGACCCCGCCCATCGGCAGCATCTCTCCGGAAAAAGTCACCGATTACGTGCATGCCGTCCTGGAGGCCGACCGGACGATCTACACGACGCACATCGTCAACCGCATGCAGGAGAAAGGCATCGTCGCCGCAACCGAACATTGGGAACAGGACAGCACGCTCCCGCTGCCGGCTCAGTTCCTTCAACATTCAGGCCGGTTGGTCGCCGAAAGCGGACGGGGCATCCGCTATAGGCTCATCGGGTTCTCTCCGATCTATCAACGCAACGCGCCTGCGACCGAATTCGAGCGAAAAGCGCTGGAGGTGCTCAGACGACAGCCTGACCGACCGATTACCGGGGTTGTGTCAAGCGGCAAGAAGCAGTACTTCCAGGCGATCTATCCGGACCGCGCGGTCTCTTCCGCCTGCGTCACGTGCCACAACAGTCACCCGTTAAGCCCGAAGCAAGATTTCAAGCTCAACGATGTGATGGGTGGGATCGCTATTACGATTCCGCTGGAGTAA
- a CDS encoding PAS domain-containing sensor histidine kinase: MTETPTSLPSGTRWGLKAKVILSMLLVGVIPLIVGLGMAFWQGSQEIREVSGESFKALATEAARKLDLLLAEEIAHSARIANDPTIIRALEQRRDARGDSKSSTATLTDFEQRWKAKDAAAVKSIMNNPLSTLLHEYFTGVHSAPGQSLPHVVRSSTKMLFLTDAQGTLAGTMTDHPAFRHQKTHWWQGAFNKAVGKLYIEDIRFDDQVNAYVFTISLPVMDSLRYEVVGVLHRVIDAKEFFSPSTQVTRFGKTGHVMLIDTNGIVVSCPILPTGVPLSDPNLIPLVTPQHPGWVQAASDGHGGQDTSVIGFAPLPGTSRATNGSIGSVDNGSWHTFVWQSSDELFAPIQHLFTWVTVFGAVAVVLLASLGYVAAGRIVTPVRQLQQAAQSIGRGELRTPIRIHTGDELEDLADEFNRMNNQLKAAFAGLTDQVKLKTQEVQVLQQSTDQILDAVPTPILLIDAHEVVRYINQAARESFNVQEPMSGASLFTILPLDPAVQKRLQAEFQTNGVIPFAATDTDRETVPRDPLMPSADHESAGQRAELHIGSRIYQYQWFRLPARPGEEDSIGLVLRDTTDESRLQDQLVQAEKTGSLGVLTAGIGHELNNPLFGIIGLGEAIQDEQDLEQIKTCARDIVAHGRRMATIVRDFTGVTNREAFDKHVPVYVEQILDQVLATAQTTVDMKDVAVHKTYAGHTPVLVFPDQLRQALVSLVTNAAQAMKGAGTLRLTTAASDHTVTVTIADSGPGISKQHLSKIFDPFFTTKGQGEGSGLGLTVARRIIRKFGGDLRIESVEGQGTTCIVTLPISSPLSSEGGPWTSSEPRSEPQPSHSS; the protein is encoded by the coding sequence GTGACGGAGACGCCGACATCCTTGCCGTCCGGCACCAGGTGGGGGCTCAAGGCGAAAGTCATTCTCTCCATGCTGCTCGTCGGTGTCATCCCGCTGATCGTCGGCTTGGGGATGGCATTCTGGCAGGGGTCTCAAGAAATCCGGGAAGTCAGCGGGGAAAGTTTTAAAGCGCTCGCGACTGAAGCCGCCCGCAAACTCGATCTCCTCCTGGCCGAAGAAATCGCGCACAGCGCGCGCATCGCGAATGACCCGACGATCATTCGCGCGTTGGAGCAACGGCGTGACGCGCGGGGAGACTCCAAGAGTTCGACCGCGACACTCACGGATTTCGAACAGCGGTGGAAAGCAAAGGACGCGGCCGCCGTCAAATCCATCATGAACAACCCTCTCAGCACGTTGCTCCATGAATACTTTACCGGCGTCCATAGCGCGCCGGGCCAATCGCTTCCACACGTGGTTCGGTCCTCGACAAAGATGCTCTTCCTGACCGATGCGCAGGGCACACTCGCCGGGACCATGACCGACCATCCGGCGTTCCGCCACCAGAAAACTCACTGGTGGCAAGGGGCCTTCAACAAAGCGGTGGGGAAACTCTATATCGAAGATATCCGTTTCGACGACCAGGTGAACGCCTATGTGTTCACCATTTCGCTCCCCGTCATGGATAGCCTTCGGTATGAAGTCGTCGGAGTGCTGCACCGCGTGATCGACGCCAAAGAATTCTTCTCTCCCTCGACTCAGGTCACCCGATTTGGAAAGACCGGCCACGTCATGCTGATTGATACCAACGGCATCGTCGTCAGCTGCCCGATCCTTCCCACCGGCGTCCCGTTGTCCGATCCGAACTTAATCCCGCTCGTCACGCCGCAACACCCCGGTTGGGTGCAAGCCGCGAGCGACGGTCACGGAGGGCAGGACACCTCCGTGATCGGCTTTGCCCCTCTTCCGGGAACAAGCCGGGCGACCAACGGCTCTATCGGCTCTGTCGACAATGGGTCGTGGCACACGTTCGTCTGGCAATCGTCCGATGAGCTCTTCGCGCCGATTCAGCATCTGTTCACCTGGGTCACGGTATTCGGTGCCGTCGCCGTTGTGCTGCTGGCCTCGCTGGGCTACGTCGCCGCCGGCCGCATCGTGACCCCCGTGCGGCAACTGCAACAGGCCGCGCAGTCGATCGGACGCGGTGAATTACGGACACCGATTCGGATCCACACGGGCGACGAATTGGAGGATTTAGCCGATGAATTCAATCGGATGAACAATCAACTCAAAGCCGCATTCGCCGGACTGACCGACCAGGTCAAGTTGAAAACCCAGGAAGTCCAGGTCCTCCAGCAGTCGACGGATCAGATCTTGGACGCCGTTCCCACCCCGATTCTCCTCATCGATGCCCACGAAGTCGTGCGCTACATCAATCAGGCGGCCCGCGAATCTTTCAACGTCCAGGAACCGATGTCGGGAGCTTCCCTGTTCACGATTCTTCCCCTTGACCCGGCCGTTCAGAAACGGCTTCAAGCGGAGTTCCAAACGAACGGCGTGATCCCGTTCGCCGCGACCGATACCGATCGCGAGACAGTACCGAGAGACCCGCTGATGCCTAGCGCGGATCACGAATCGGCCGGCCAACGCGCTGAACTCCACATCGGGTCCCGCATCTATCAGTACCAATGGTTCCGATTGCCCGCGAGGCCAGGGGAAGAAGACAGCATCGGACTGGTGCTTCGGGACACCACGGATGAGAGCCGCCTACAAGACCAGCTGGTTCAGGCCGAGAAGACAGGAAGTCTCGGCGTCCTCACCGCCGGAATCGGCCACGAACTCAACAATCCCTTGTTCGGAATCATCGGGTTGGGGGAAGCGATTCAGGACGAGCAGGACTTGGAACAAATCAAGACCTGCGCCCGGGACATCGTGGCCCATGGCCGTCGCATGGCGACGATCGTTCGTGATTTTACCGGCGTCACGAACCGCGAGGCCTTCGACAAGCACGTGCCGGTGTATGTGGAGCAGATCTTGGACCAAGTGCTGGCCACGGCACAGACCACCGTCGACATGAAAGATGTCGCGGTCCACAAAACCTATGCGGGCCATACACCCGTGTTGGTTTTTCCGGACCAACTTCGGCAAGCGTTGGTGAGTCTGGTGACCAATGCTGCCCAAGCCATGAAGGGCGCCGGCACACTCAGGTTGACGACTGCCGCGTCGGACCACACGGTGACGGTGACGATCGCGGATTCCGGACCCGGCATCTCCAAACAGCACCTGTCAAAGATCTTCGATCCGTTTTTTACGACCAAGGGACAGGGAGAAGGTTCCGGCCTCGGGCTCACGGTGGCCAGGCGGATCATCCGAAAGTTCGGGGGCGATCTCCGCATCGAAAGCGTCGAAGGCCAAGGGACCACCTGCATTGTCACGCTCCCGATCAGCTCTCCCCTGTCTTCCGAAGGAGGCCCATGGACATCGTCCGAGCCACGTTCCGAGCCGCAACCATCGCATTCCTCGTAG
- a CDS encoding ATP-binding protein, producing MTIISPTMSHPQAENQGSDPASPSPLMRVAIIGAGRGGMALLDVLHQIRTIQIVGITDRNPSAPGLTRAQELHVPVYDGVTDLVKRQELNLVMDVTGDPAMESALREEVPAGTDVVNGQTARLLWLLVQHESTLQTELLHAEKLAGIGSFAAGIAHDMNNPLQLILGLAENLTDETDLEAVHLQARDIIEAVKRTTAICRDLTSYSRRASLRQDCLIGVNSKLDEALKIARYAVALQDIEIRKLYQPDVVIKGNPDELLHVFVNLITNAVQAMEHHGTLTLETTALAAATRVRVSDTGSGIAPELLNRIFEPFFTTKPPGKGTGLGLYNIKNVIHHMNGTIGVESQVGRGSTFTLTFPGESAGGERSAQS from the coding sequence ATGACAATCATCTCGCCGACCATGTCCCATCCGCAAGCCGAGAATCAGGGAAGCGATCCAGCTTCCCCCTCGCCTCTGATGAGAGTGGCCATCATCGGGGCGGGGCGTGGGGGCATGGCCCTGCTCGATGTGCTCCACCAGATCCGCACGATTCAGATCGTCGGCATCACCGATCGGAATCCCTCGGCTCCCGGGCTCACGCGCGCGCAAGAGCTCCACGTGCCGGTCTATGACGGGGTCACCGATTTGGTCAAGCGCCAAGAACTCAACCTCGTGATGGACGTGACCGGTGATCCGGCGATGGAGTCGGCGCTTCGGGAAGAGGTCCCGGCGGGGACCGATGTGGTCAATGGCCAGACCGCGCGGCTTCTCTGGCTGTTGGTGCAACATGAATCGACCTTACAGACCGAGTTGCTCCATGCGGAGAAACTCGCCGGGATCGGCTCGTTCGCCGCCGGCATCGCGCATGACATGAATAATCCGCTCCAGCTGATTCTGGGTCTGGCGGAAAATCTCACGGACGAAACGGACCTGGAAGCCGTGCACCTGCAGGCCCGCGATATCATTGAAGCCGTGAAGCGCACGACGGCCATTTGCCGAGACCTGACGTCCTATTCCCGCCGCGCATCCTTGCGGCAAGACTGCCTGATCGGCGTCAACAGTAAGTTGGATGAGGCGCTCAAGATCGCCCGCTATGCGGTGGCGCTCCAAGACATCGAAATTCGCAAGCTGTATCAGCCGGACGTCGTCATCAAGGGAAATCCCGATGAACTCCTCCATGTGTTCGTCAATCTCATTACCAACGCCGTGCAGGCCATGGAACACCACGGAACCTTGACGCTCGAAACCACAGCGCTGGCCGCCGCGACGCGGGTTCGTGTCTCCGATACCGGCAGCGGGATCGCCCCGGAGCTCCTGAATCGAATCTTCGAACCCTTCTTCACGACAAAACCGCCAGGGAAGGGAACCGGATTGGGTTTGTACAATATCAAGAATGTGATCCATCACATGAACGGCACCATCGGGGTTGAAAGCCAGGTCGGACGAGGTTCCACCTTTACCCTCACATTTCCCGGTGAGTCCGCCGGCGGTGAGAGGAGCGCTCAATCGTGA
- a CDS encoding response regulator — MSEFKSGFFVGGESCNGRVLVVDDEPDIRKVVRMTLHKAGYDVLEAENGEKAIETINYGENRLLLDVIICDIRMPKVNGIEAIAYFRQNYPRVPLIVLTGFPDTDMATALLRQGVVDYLVKPVEGEKLKASVARAMEQRELAHL; from the coding sequence ATGAGCGAATTCAAGTCCGGGTTTTTTGTGGGAGGGGAGAGCTGCAACGGGCGCGTCCTCGTTGTGGATGATGAGCCCGATATCCGCAAGGTCGTCCGCATGACGTTGCACAAAGCCGGCTACGATGTTTTGGAAGCGGAGAACGGCGAGAAGGCCATCGAAACCATCAACTACGGTGAAAATCGACTGCTCCTTGACGTCATTATCTGCGACATTCGAATGCCGAAAGTAAACGGGATCGAAGCGATCGCCTACTTCCGTCAAAATTATCCTCGCGTGCCCTTGATTGTGCTGACCGGATTCCCCGACACTGACATGGCCACGGCCTTACTACGACAAGGCGTGGTGGATTATCTTGTGAAACCGGTAGAGGGCGAGAAACTGAAAGCGTCCGTCGCGCGTGCCATGGAGCAGCGTGAATTGGCCCATCTCTGA
- a CDS encoding BolA/IbaG family iron-sulfur metabolism protein, giving the protein MITPDVLTDYIRKSLPDAVVTVTDRTGTMNHLKVVIVSEGFHGKNLLDRHRMIYQALDAPMKDGRIHALELTARTRDEA; this is encoded by the coding sequence GTGATTACGCCAGATGTGCTGACCGATTATATTCGCAAGTCCCTGCCGGATGCCGTGGTGACGGTGACCGACCGTACGGGAACAATGAATCACCTCAAGGTCGTGATCGTCTCAGAGGGGTTTCATGGGAAAAACCTCTTAGACCGGCATCGAATGATCTATCAAGCGTTAGACGCGCCGATGAAAGACGGACGAATCCATGCGCTCGAATTAACCGCGCGCACCAGAGATGAGGCTTAG
- a CDS encoding glutaredoxin family protein — protein sequence MADQIEEEIQNEVKAHKILIYGKGTKTMPMCGFTRETMQFFDKYGYPYELIDVLSQPAKREALTKITNWPTLPKVFIDGTFYGDTDVLDPMAAKGEIEPLLKKAFGK from the coding sequence ATGGCCGACCAAATCGAAGAAGAAATTCAAAACGAAGTGAAGGCTCATAAGATTTTGATCTACGGCAAGGGAACCAAGACGATGCCGATGTGCGGGTTCACGAGGGAAACCATGCAATTTTTCGATAAGTATGGGTACCCGTACGAGCTGATCGACGTCCTGTCGCAACCGGCAAAACGAGAAGCGCTGACGAAGATCACCAATTGGCCGACGCTCCCCAAGGTGTTTATCGACGGCACGTTCTATGGAGATACCGACGTCCTCGACCCGATGGCCGCCAAGGGCGAGATCGAACCGCTGCTGAAAAAAGCCTTCGGGAAGTAA
- a CDS encoding cyclase family protein produces MGKSPILLTASTLMAVLGLVVNAGCVADHQGNHIVWEHSRIVDLTHSFGSDTIVWPTEQRFKLVVQHAEDTAGGHYYASNRMELPEHGGTHIDAPVHFSRGKQTLDQIPIDRLVGAGVRIDITGQCGRDRDYRVMIADFERWEAGHGRIPNQAIVLLNTGYARFWPNRKDYLGTELREQEGVRALHFPGLHPEAAAWLVRERHVKAVGIDTASIDYGQSTKFETHVALLSENVPVFENLANLNDLPDRGFDIIALPMKITGGTGGPLRIIAVVPRS; encoded by the coding sequence ATGGGAAAGAGCCCCATTCTTCTTACAGCGAGTACGTTGATGGCCGTGCTGGGCTTGGTCGTAAATGCAGGATGTGTTGCGGACCATCAAGGCAATCATATTGTCTGGGAGCACTCGCGGATTGTCGATCTGACCCATTCATTCGGATCAGATACGATCGTCTGGCCGACGGAACAGCGTTTCAAGCTCGTCGTTCAGCATGCAGAGGATACCGCGGGTGGGCATTACTATGCGTCCAATCGCATGGAGCTGCCGGAACATGGCGGCACGCATATCGACGCGCCGGTTCACTTTTCAAGAGGGAAGCAGACGCTGGACCAGATTCCAATCGACCGTCTGGTCGGAGCCGGCGTCCGAATCGATATCACAGGGCAATGTGGTCGCGATCGAGATTACCGCGTGATGATCGCGGATTTCGAACGATGGGAAGCAGGGCATGGGCGAATTCCAAACCAGGCCATCGTCCTATTGAATACAGGCTATGCCCGGTTCTGGCCGAATCGGAAGGACTATCTGGGAACAGAATTGAGAGAGCAAGAAGGGGTGCGGGCGCTGCATTTCCCTGGGCTGCATCCGGAGGCAGCCGCCTGGCTGGTGCGAGAACGGCACGTGAAGGCTGTGGGGATCGATACGGCGTCGATCGACTACGGCCAATCGACGAAGTTCGAGACGCATGTCGCACTGCTTTCCGAGAACGTGCCGGTGTTCGAGAATCTTGCCAATCTGAATGACCTACCGGATCGCGGCTTTGACATTATCGCGCTTCCCATGAAAATTACCGGAGGGACCGGTGGGCCACTGCGGATTATTGCGGTAGTGCCGCGTTCTTAG